The following are from one region of the Anguilla rostrata isolate EN2019 chromosome 7, ASM1855537v3, whole genome shotgun sequence genome:
- the plin2 gene encoding perilipin-2 — protein METMEVMEVMEVSDQSVVTRVANLPLVSSTYDMVCNVYTNTKDSHPYIRSVCEVAEMGVKTISSVALTSAMPIIGKLEPQIAMANDLACKGLDKIEKTLPILHQPSEQIVASAKDAVTGAKEAVTTKVSGAKDTVSHTIIGVVDKTRGAVQDSVEMTRAAVNEGVNTVMGSRMVQLVSTGVDTALSTSETLVDQYLPLTKEELEVEVKAVKGFDVATGKPSYYVRLGSLSSKLRKRAYSQAVAKVRDAKQRSQESISELHHTVDLIEYARKNIDGVNQKMHEKLNSWVQWKNEGHQEEEATEAMQIESRTLAIARRLTHQLQTTCLTLVSSLQGVPQNIQEQAQSAAQSASDIYSNFNKASAFKDLSDGMLTSSKSQLGKMKDSLDGVMDYLVNNIPLNWLVGPFYPRLAPPPHSSASNTQEKSPSPERVM, from the exons ATGGAAACTATGGAAGTTATGGAAGTTATGGAAGTCTCCGATCAG aGTGTGGTGACCAGAGTGGCCAACCTTCCCCTGGTCAGCAGTACTTATGACATGGTGTGTAATGTGTACACTAACACCAAGGATAGCCACCCCTACAttaggtctgtgtgtgaggtggcTGAGATGGGTGTGAAGACTATCTCGTCAGTGGCTCTGACCAGTGCAATGCCCATCATTGGCAAGCTGGAGCCTCAAA TTGCCATGGCAAATGACCTTGCATGCAAAGGGTTGGATAAGATTGAGAAGACCTTGCCAATCCTCCACCAGCCATCAGAGCAG aTTGTTGCGAGCGCCAAGGACGCGGTGACGGGAGCAAAAGAAGCCGTGACCACCAAAGTGAGCGGAGCCAAGGACACAGTGTCCCACACCATCATCGGGGTTGTCGACAAGACCAGAGGGGCGGTGCAGGACAGCGTGGAGATGACCAGGGCTGCGGTCAATGAAGGGGTCAACACCGTGATGGGCAGCCGCATGGTGCAGCTGGTGAGCACCGGGGTGGACACCGCGCTGAGCACGTCCGAAACACTGGTGGATCAGTACCTGCCTCTGACCAAGGAGGAGCTTG AGGTGGAGGTGAAAGCTGTGAAAGGGTTTGATGTTGCCACCGGAAAGCCCAGCTATTACGTGCGCCTGGGGTCACTGTCCTCCAAGCTTCGGAAGAGGGCCTACAGTCAGGCTGTGGCCAAGGTTCGAGATGCAAAGCAGAGAAGCCAGGAGTCCATCTCTGAACTTCACCACACTGTAGATCTG ATTGAATATGCAAGAAAGAACATAGACGGTGTCAATCAGAAAATGCATGAGAAGCTAAATTCTTGGGTTCAGTGGAAGAATGAAGGACACCAAGAGGAAGAAGCCACTGAAGCCATG CAAATTGAGTCGCGCACCTTGGCCATCGCCCGCAGGCTCACCCACCAGCTGCAGACCACCTGCCTGACCCTGGTGTCCAGCCTCCAGGGCGTCCCCCAAAACATCCAGGAACAGGCACAATCTGCGGCCCAGTCTGCCTCAGACATCTACAGCAACTTCAACAAAGCCTCTGCCTTCAAGGACCTCTCGGATGGCATGCTGACAAGCAGCAAGTCGCAGCTGGGGAAAATGAAAGACTCTTTGGACGGAGTCATGGACTACCTGGTCAACAACATACCGCTCAATTGGCTGGTAGGTCCGTTTTACCCCAGgctggccccacccccccacagttCTGCATCTAACACACAAGAGAAATCCCCTTCCCCAGAGAGAGTTATGTAG
- the LOC135259301 gene encoding stabilizer of axonemal microtubules 1-like isoform X1: MQVCESEFHLKDAGLQNAHIIAVYVRSIFWIIFFDESAELSADSGRMVTEYQARFLGHSSTAAQKLEKAPENCRRPEVKMTGMTAFRSDIMPHDVTRRVPKIAEAHHVPPEGAVKHTSTYVHDYKAYSIQQNTVTKTIEYSPPSAKMDVRSTYKEEFQSRATPFQRPVRTNSDLKLSHKSHMTVPYQEHCCSKAAPAAGKSWKVTPAGEKALPFESTTSYKLHYICHPPQPKRLIQRLVYKPSSSPLNCVTTYRHDYSCLQVEVVKPVRSKATWESNPTLCQGCTKLWDKCKTWPLRLTCGQRTGDSSPKDEVEFISTTHADFVVQQGHPLPSTHTPKQAWTTDKVSLEAPSAKGEKRRFWETKKVLPITQLKEPDKLVEVLTNTITCPSQDMPKTLVLPLSFQSRNCSVPGNMASTASDITKETQPCSERGYRLARGEGNKLQHTPSARESSAVRTAETNSRKPKCSHGPKTPTVHSAALTRRKRAN, translated from the exons ATGCAAGTGTGTGAAAGCGAATTTCATCTAAAAGATGCTGGCCTACAGAACGCGCACATCATTGCAGTCTATGTGAGAAGCATTTTCTGGATAATCTTTTTCGATGAG TCAGCAGAGCTAAGTGCCGACTCTGGTCGCATGGTCACGGAGTATCAGGCCAGGTTCCTCGGCCACAGCTCTACAGCCGCGCAGAAGTTGGAAAAAGCTCCAGAGAACTGCCGGCGTCCGGAAGTGAAGATGACTGGCATGACAGCATTCAG gtCAGATATCATGCCGCATGATGTGACAAGGAGGGTCCCAAAGATCGCTGAGGCTCACCATGTCCCACCTGAGGGGGCTGTGAAGCATACCAGTACGTATGTGCATGACTATAAAGCATACTCCATCCAGCAGAATACAGTGACCAAGACCATAGAGTACAGTCCCCCATCTGCTAAGATGGACGTTCGGTCCACATACAAAG AGGAGTTTCAATCAAGGGCCACTCCATTTCAGCGGCCTGTCAGGACCAACAGCGACCTGAAGCTGAGCCACAAGTCCCACATGACCGTCCCGTACCAGGAGCACTGCTGCTCCAAGGCTGCTCCCGCTGCCGGTAAGAGCTGGAAAGTCACTCCCGCTGGGGAAAAGGCCCTGCCTTTCGAGAGCACGACCAGCTACAAGCTGCATTATATCTGCCACCCACCACAGCCTAAACGGCTCATCCAGCGGCTCGTGTACAAGCCCAGCAGCAGCCCCTTAAACTGCGTCACCACTTACAGACATGACTACAGCTGTCTGCAGGTAGAAGTGGTCAAGCCAGTCAGATCCAAAGCCACTTGGGAGAGTAACCCCACGCTCTGCCAGGGGTGTACCAAACTGTGGGACAAGTGTAAGACCTGGCCACTAAGGCTGACTTGTGGGCAGAGAACCGGTGACTCCTCTCCCAAGGATGAAGTGGAGTTCATCTCCACCACTCATGCTGACTTTGTGGTGCAGCAGGGCCATCCACTGCCATCTACACACACCCCTAAGCAGGCCTGGACCACGGACAAGGTGTCCTTAGAGGCCCCCTCCGCCAAGGGGGAAAAGCGCCGGTTCTGGGAGACCAAGAAAGTTCTCCCAATAACACAGCTGAAGGAGCCAGACAAACTTGTGGAGGTCTTGACGAACACCATCACCTGTCCATCCCAGGACATGCCAAAGACCCTGGTACTCCCACTTAGCTTTCAGTCCCGGAACTGCTCCGTGCCCGGCAACATGGCCTCTACTGCCAGTGACATTACCAAGGAGACCCAGCCCTGCTCTGAAAGAGGGTACAGGCTTGCCCGGGGTGAAGGAAACAAACTCCAGCACACACCGTCAGCAAGGGAGAGCAGTGCAGTCCGGACAGCTGAAACCAACAGCCGTAAACCTAAATGCAGTCATGGCCCCAAGACGCCAACTGTCCATTCAGCTGCCCTTACCAGACGCAAGAGGGCAAACTAG
- the LOC135259301 gene encoding uncharacterized protein LOC135259301 isoform X3 yields the protein MQVCESEFHLKDAGLQNAHIIAVYVRSIFWIIFFDESAELSADSGRMVTEYQARFLGHSSTAAQKLEKAPENCRRPEVKMTGMTAFRSDIMPHDVTRRVPKIAEAHHVPPEGAVKHTKEFQSRATPFQRPVRTNSDLKLSHKSHMTVPYQEHCCSKAAPAAGKSWKVTPAGEKALPFESTTSYKLHYICHPPQPKRLIQRLVYKPSSSPLNCVTTYRHDYSCLQVEVVKPVRSKATWESNPTLCQGCTKLWDKCKTWPLRLTCGQRTGDSSPKDEVEFISTTHADFVVQQGHPLPSTHTPKQAWTTDKVSLEAPSAKGEKRRFWETKKVLPITQLKEPDKLVEVLTNTITCPSQDMPKTLVLPLSFQSRNCSVPGNMASTASDITKETQPCSERGYRLARGEGNKLQHTPSARESSAVRTAETNSRKPKCSHGPKTPTVHSAALTRRKRAN from the exons ATGCAAGTGTGTGAAAGCGAATTTCATCTAAAAGATGCTGGCCTACAGAACGCGCACATCATTGCAGTCTATGTGAGAAGCATTTTCTGGATAATCTTTTTCGATGAG TCAGCAGAGCTAAGTGCCGACTCTGGTCGCATGGTCACGGAGTATCAGGCCAGGTTCCTCGGCCACAGCTCTACAGCCGCGCAGAAGTTGGAAAAAGCTCCAGAGAACTGCCGGCGTCCGGAAGTGAAGATGACTGGCATGACAGCATTCAG gtCAGATATCATGCCGCATGATGTGACAAGGAGGGTCCCAAAGATCGCTGAGGCTCACCATGTCCCACCTGAGGGGGCTGTGAAGCATACCA AGGAGTTTCAATCAAGGGCCACTCCATTTCAGCGGCCTGTCAGGACCAACAGCGACCTGAAGCTGAGCCACAAGTCCCACATGACCGTCCCGTACCAGGAGCACTGCTGCTCCAAGGCTGCTCCCGCTGCCGGTAAGAGCTGGAAAGTCACTCCCGCTGGGGAAAAGGCCCTGCCTTTCGAGAGCACGACCAGCTACAAGCTGCATTATATCTGCCACCCACCACAGCCTAAACGGCTCATCCAGCGGCTCGTGTACAAGCCCAGCAGCAGCCCCTTAAACTGCGTCACCACTTACAGACATGACTACAGCTGTCTGCAGGTAGAAGTGGTCAAGCCAGTCAGATCCAAAGCCACTTGGGAGAGTAACCCCACGCTCTGCCAGGGGTGTACCAAACTGTGGGACAAGTGTAAGACCTGGCCACTAAGGCTGACTTGTGGGCAGAGAACCGGTGACTCCTCTCCCAAGGATGAAGTGGAGTTCATCTCCACCACTCATGCTGACTTTGTGGTGCAGCAGGGCCATCCACTGCCATCTACACACACCCCTAAGCAGGCCTGGACCACGGACAAGGTGTCCTTAGAGGCCCCCTCCGCCAAGGGGGAAAAGCGCCGGTTCTGGGAGACCAAGAAAGTTCTCCCAATAACACAGCTGAAGGAGCCAGACAAACTTGTGGAGGTCTTGACGAACACCATCACCTGTCCATCCCAGGACATGCCAAAGACCCTGGTACTCCCACTTAGCTTTCAGTCCCGGAACTGCTCCGTGCCCGGCAACATGGCCTCTACTGCCAGTGACATTACCAAGGAGACCCAGCCCTGCTCTGAAAGAGGGTACAGGCTTGCCCGGGGTGAAGGAAACAAACTCCAGCACACACCGTCAGCAAGGGAGAGCAGTGCAGTCCGGACAGCTGAAACCAACAGCCGTAAACCTAAATGCAGTCATGGCCCCAAGACGCCAACTGTCCATTCAGCTGCCCTTACCAGACGCAAGAGGGCAAACTAG
- the LOC135259301 gene encoding stabilizer of axonemal microtubules 1-like isoform X2: MRHQHFIHMPQSAELSADSGRMVTEYQARFLGHSSTAAQKLEKAPENCRRPEVKMTGMTAFRSDIMPHDVTRRVPKIAEAHHVPPEGAVKHTSTYVHDYKAYSIQQNTVTKTIEYSPPSAKMDVRSTYKEEFQSRATPFQRPVRTNSDLKLSHKSHMTVPYQEHCCSKAAPAAGKSWKVTPAGEKALPFESTTSYKLHYICHPPQPKRLIQRLVYKPSSSPLNCVTTYRHDYSCLQVEVVKPVRSKATWESNPTLCQGCTKLWDKCKTWPLRLTCGQRTGDSSPKDEVEFISTTHADFVVQQGHPLPSTHTPKQAWTTDKVSLEAPSAKGEKRRFWETKKVLPITQLKEPDKLVEVLTNTITCPSQDMPKTLVLPLSFQSRNCSVPGNMASTASDITKETQPCSERGYRLARGEGNKLQHTPSARESSAVRTAETNSRKPKCSHGPKTPTVHSAALTRRKRAN, from the exons ATGAG ACACCAACACTTCATTCATATGCCGCAGTCAGCAGAGCTAAGTGCCGACTCTGGTCGCATGGTCACGGAGTATCAGGCCAGGTTCCTCGGCCACAGCTCTACAGCCGCGCAGAAGTTGGAAAAAGCTCCAGAGAACTGCCGGCGTCCGGAAGTGAAGATGACTGGCATGACAGCATTCAG gtCAGATATCATGCCGCATGATGTGACAAGGAGGGTCCCAAAGATCGCTGAGGCTCACCATGTCCCACCTGAGGGGGCTGTGAAGCATACCAGTACGTATGTGCATGACTATAAAGCATACTCCATCCAGCAGAATACAGTGACCAAGACCATAGAGTACAGTCCCCCATCTGCTAAGATGGACGTTCGGTCCACATACAAAG AGGAGTTTCAATCAAGGGCCACTCCATTTCAGCGGCCTGTCAGGACCAACAGCGACCTGAAGCTGAGCCACAAGTCCCACATGACCGTCCCGTACCAGGAGCACTGCTGCTCCAAGGCTGCTCCCGCTGCCGGTAAGAGCTGGAAAGTCACTCCCGCTGGGGAAAAGGCCCTGCCTTTCGAGAGCACGACCAGCTACAAGCTGCATTATATCTGCCACCCACCACAGCCTAAACGGCTCATCCAGCGGCTCGTGTACAAGCCCAGCAGCAGCCCCTTAAACTGCGTCACCACTTACAGACATGACTACAGCTGTCTGCAGGTAGAAGTGGTCAAGCCAGTCAGATCCAAAGCCACTTGGGAGAGTAACCCCACGCTCTGCCAGGGGTGTACCAAACTGTGGGACAAGTGTAAGACCTGGCCACTAAGGCTGACTTGTGGGCAGAGAACCGGTGACTCCTCTCCCAAGGATGAAGTGGAGTTCATCTCCACCACTCATGCTGACTTTGTGGTGCAGCAGGGCCATCCACTGCCATCTACACACACCCCTAAGCAGGCCTGGACCACGGACAAGGTGTCCTTAGAGGCCCCCTCCGCCAAGGGGGAAAAGCGCCGGTTCTGGGAGACCAAGAAAGTTCTCCCAATAACACAGCTGAAGGAGCCAGACAAACTTGTGGAGGTCTTGACGAACACCATCACCTGTCCATCCCAGGACATGCCAAAGACCCTGGTACTCCCACTTAGCTTTCAGTCCCGGAACTGCTCCGTGCCCGGCAACATGGCCTCTACTGCCAGTGACATTACCAAGGAGACCCAGCCCTGCTCTGAAAGAGGGTACAGGCTTGCCCGGGGTGAAGGAAACAAACTCCAGCACACACCGTCAGCAAGGGAGAGCAGTGCAGTCCGGACAGCTGAAACCAACAGCCGTAAACCTAAATGCAGTCATGGCCCCAAGACGCCAACTGTCCATTCAGCTGCCCTTACCAGACGCAAGAGGGCAAACTAG
- the larp7 gene encoding la-related protein 7 isoform X2: MINTEKKPTGGDASAKEASEKKKESEKKKRSRVKQLLADVKKQVEFWFGDVNLHKDRFLRQLVEQSRDGYVDISVLATFNRMKKMTTDVKLIARALKNSSVVEVNLEGTKIRRQHPLGEEPKNVDERTVYVELLPKNVTHSWIERVFGKCGTVVYISVPRYKSTGQPKGFAFIEFETEEHAQKATEMLNNPPEDAPRKPGIFPKTKKNKPVALPGPEDTPLEEKKKKKRKKSRAGRKESTTQPVPETKEQEAVEETEPSDRKRKRAAEGPESEGQDAPKDPAKREKKRRRSQSVEGSRADTQGETPAKMKKMAEVEEDPKESEEAENEVKDSAEGEKEKEEDEEDGKKEDSLLKAKRKRKKKHKERPKIGEEVIPLRVLSKKDWLDLKREYVTLQKRSMATLKKSMVSQKGNGEMELGSTMESKQTADMNNKQERVCDKEASLGPQFESGVIVKITHSQPLPGRKCIKDALSEVSAVVYVDILEGDAEGHVRFKTPEDAKAVITARSEIQRRHNWRLEILSGDNEQRYWQKILVDRQAKLNRPRDKKRGTEKLIAKAEKIITAQAKEASKHIRFLED; this comes from the exons ATGATTAACACCGAGAAGAAACCTACGGGAGGTGATGCTTCTGCGAAGGAGGCCAGcgaaaagaagaaggagagtgagaagaagaagaggtcACGGGTGAAACAGCTGCTGGCAGATGTGAAGAAGCAGGTGGAATTCTGGTTTGGGGATGTCAACCTCCACAAGGACAGGTTCCTGAGACAGCTTGTTGAGCAATCAAGAGATGGTT ATGTAGATATTTCTGTGTTAGCCACCTTCAATCGAATGAAAAAGATGACGACTGATGTCAAGTTGATTGCAAGGGCCCTTAAAAACTCAAGTGTAGTCGAG GTGAACCTTGAGGGAACAAAAATAAGACGACAGCATCCACTAGGAGAGGAGCCAAAAAATGTGGACGAGCGCACCGTCTACGTG GAACTGCTGCCCAAGAATGTGACACACAGCTGGATAGAGCGGGTGTTCGGCAAGTGCGGGACCGTAGTTTACATCAGCGTCCCGAGATACAAGTCCACTGGACAGCCAAAGGGATTCGCCTTCATCGAGTTTGAGACGGAGGAACATGCGCAGAAAGCCACTGAG ATGCTGAATAACCCTCCCGAAGATGCTCCCCGGAAGCCGGGCATCTTCCCCAAGACCAAGAAGAACAAGCCCGTTGCCCTCCCAGGCCCGGAGGACACCCCTCTCG aagagaagaagaagaagaagaggaagaagtcTCGTGCTGGTCGGAAGGAGAGCACCACTCAGCCAGTGCCCGAGACCAAAGAGCAGGAAGCCGTGGAGGAGACGGAGCCCTccgacaggaagaggaaacgcGCAGCGGAGGGCCCGGAGTCTGAGGGCCAGGATGCACCGAAGGACCCAGCCAAGcgggagaagaagaggaggcgGTCTCAGAGCGTAGAGGGGTCCAGGGCCGACACGCAGGGCGAGACGCCCGCCAAGATGAAGAAGATGGCCGAGGTAGAGGAGGACCCCAAGGAAAGCGAGGAGGCCGAAAATGAGGTCAAAG ATTCTGCTGAGggtgagaaggagaaagaggaagatgaagaggacGGGAAGAAGGAGGACTCTCTGTTGAAGgccaagaggaagaggaagaagaagcacAAGGAGCGACCCAAGATTGGCGAAGAGGTCATTCCCCTCCGCGTTCTTTCCAA GAAAGACTGGCTGGACTTGAAGCGGGAGTACGTAACGCTGCAGAAACGTAGCATGGCCACTCTCAAGAAGTCCATGGTCAGCCAGAAGGGTAATGGAGAAATGGAGCTTGGCTCCACCATGGAGAGCAAACAGACTGCCG ACATGAACAATAAACAGGAGCGTGTGTGCGACAAAGAGGCGTCCCTCGGCCCCCAGTTTGAGAGCGGCGTCATCGTGAAGATCACGCACAGCCAGCCACTACCAGGAAGGAAGTGTATCAAG GATGCCCTGTCGGAGGTGTCTGCTGTCGTGTACGTAGACATTCTGGAGGGGGATGCGGAGGGGCACGTCCGTTTCAAAACCCCCGAAGATGCCAAGGCAGTGATCACGGCTCGCTCCGAGATCCAGAGGAGGCACAACTGGAGACTGGAGATCCTCTCTG GTGACAATGAACAAAGATACTGGCAGAAGATTTTGGTGGACCGGCAAGCTAAACTTAATCGTCCGAGGGACAAAAAAAGAGGCACAGAAAAG TTGATTGCGAAGGCAGAGAAAATAATCACAGCCCAAGCAAAGGAGGCCAGTAAGCACATCCGCTTCCTGGAAGACTGA
- the larp7 gene encoding la-related protein 7 isoform X1, with translation MINTEKKPTGGDASAKEASEKKKESEKKKRSRVKQLLADVKKQVEFWFGDVNLHKDRFLRQLVEQSRDGYVDISVLATFNRMKKMTTDVKLIARALKNSSVVEVNLEGTKIRRQHPLGEEPKNVDERTVYVELLPKNVTHSWIERVFGKCGTVVYISVPRYKSTGQPKGFAFIEFETEEHAQKATEMLNNPPEDAPRKPGIFPKTKKNKPVALPGPEDTPLEEKKKKKRKKSRAGRKESTTQPVPETKEQEAVEETEPSDRKRKRAAEGPESEGQDAPKDPAKREKKRRRSQSVEGSRADTQGETPAKMKKMAEVEEDPKESEEAENEVKVDSAEGEKEKEEDEEDGKKEDSLLKAKRKRKKKHKERPKIGEEVIPLRVLSKKDWLDLKREYVTLQKRSMATLKKSMVSQKGNGEMELGSTMESKQTADMNNKQERVCDKEASLGPQFESGVIVKITHSQPLPGRKCIKDALSEVSAVVYVDILEGDAEGHVRFKTPEDAKAVITARSEIQRRHNWRLEILSGDNEQRYWQKILVDRQAKLNRPRDKKRGTEKLIAKAEKIITAQAKEASKHIRFLED, from the exons ATGATTAACACCGAGAAGAAACCTACGGGAGGTGATGCTTCTGCGAAGGAGGCCAGcgaaaagaagaaggagagtgagaagaagaagaggtcACGGGTGAAACAGCTGCTGGCAGATGTGAAGAAGCAGGTGGAATTCTGGTTTGGGGATGTCAACCTCCACAAGGACAGGTTCCTGAGACAGCTTGTTGAGCAATCAAGAGATGGTT ATGTAGATATTTCTGTGTTAGCCACCTTCAATCGAATGAAAAAGATGACGACTGATGTCAAGTTGATTGCAAGGGCCCTTAAAAACTCAAGTGTAGTCGAG GTGAACCTTGAGGGAACAAAAATAAGACGACAGCATCCACTAGGAGAGGAGCCAAAAAATGTGGACGAGCGCACCGTCTACGTG GAACTGCTGCCCAAGAATGTGACACACAGCTGGATAGAGCGGGTGTTCGGCAAGTGCGGGACCGTAGTTTACATCAGCGTCCCGAGATACAAGTCCACTGGACAGCCAAAGGGATTCGCCTTCATCGAGTTTGAGACGGAGGAACATGCGCAGAAAGCCACTGAG ATGCTGAATAACCCTCCCGAAGATGCTCCCCGGAAGCCGGGCATCTTCCCCAAGACCAAGAAGAACAAGCCCGTTGCCCTCCCAGGCCCGGAGGACACCCCTCTCG aagagaagaagaagaagaagaggaagaagtcTCGTGCTGGTCGGAAGGAGAGCACCACTCAGCCAGTGCCCGAGACCAAAGAGCAGGAAGCCGTGGAGGAGACGGAGCCCTccgacaggaagaggaaacgcGCAGCGGAGGGCCCGGAGTCTGAGGGCCAGGATGCACCGAAGGACCCAGCCAAGcgggagaagaagaggaggcgGTCTCAGAGCGTAGAGGGGTCCAGGGCCGACACGCAGGGCGAGACGCCCGCCAAGATGAAGAAGATGGCCGAGGTAGAGGAGGACCCCAAGGAAAGCGAGGAGGCCGAAAATGAGGTCAAAG TAGATTCTGCTGAGggtgagaaggagaaagaggaagatgaagaggacGGGAAGAAGGAGGACTCTCTGTTGAAGgccaagaggaagaggaagaagaagcacAAGGAGCGACCCAAGATTGGCGAAGAGGTCATTCCCCTCCGCGTTCTTTCCAA GAAAGACTGGCTGGACTTGAAGCGGGAGTACGTAACGCTGCAGAAACGTAGCATGGCCACTCTCAAGAAGTCCATGGTCAGCCAGAAGGGTAATGGAGAAATGGAGCTTGGCTCCACCATGGAGAGCAAACAGACTGCCG ACATGAACAATAAACAGGAGCGTGTGTGCGACAAAGAGGCGTCCCTCGGCCCCCAGTTTGAGAGCGGCGTCATCGTGAAGATCACGCACAGCCAGCCACTACCAGGAAGGAAGTGTATCAAG GATGCCCTGTCGGAGGTGTCTGCTGTCGTGTACGTAGACATTCTGGAGGGGGATGCGGAGGGGCACGTCCGTTTCAAAACCCCCGAAGATGCCAAGGCAGTGATCACGGCTCGCTCCGAGATCCAGAGGAGGCACAACTGGAGACTGGAGATCCTCTCTG GTGACAATGAACAAAGATACTGGCAGAAGATTTTGGTGGACCGGCAAGCTAAACTTAATCGTCCGAGGGACAAAAAAAGAGGCACAGAAAAG TTGATTGCGAAGGCAGAGAAAATAATCACAGCCCAAGCAAAGGAGGCCAGTAAGCACATCCGCTTCCTGGAAGACTGA
- the larp7 gene encoding la-related protein 7 isoform X3: protein MINTEKKPTGGDASAKEASEKKKESEKKKRSRVKQLLADVKKQVEFWFGDVNLHKDRFLRQLVEQSRDGYVDISVLATFNRMKKMTTDVKLIARALKNSSVVEVNLEGTKIRRQHPLGEEPKNVDERTVYVELLPKNVTHSWIERVFGKCGTVVYISVPRYKSTGQPKGFAFIEFETEEHAQKATEMLNNPPEDAPRKPGIFPKTKKNKPVALPGPEDTPLEEKKKKKRKKSRAGRKESTTQPVPETKEQEAVEETEPSDRKRKRAAEGPESEGQDAPKDPAKREKKRRRSQSVEGSRADTQGETPAKMKKMAEVEEDPKESEEAENEVKVDSAEGEKEKEEDEEDGKKEDSLLKAKRKRKKKHKERPKIGEEVIPLRVLSKKDWLDLKREYVTLQKRSMATLKKSMVSQKGNGEMELGSTMESKQTADMNNKQERVCDKEASLGPQFESGVIVKITHSQPLPGRKCIKDALSEVSAVVYVDILEGDAEGHVRFKTPEDAKAVITARSEIQRRHNWRLEILSGEMHAGTRTW from the exons ATGATTAACACCGAGAAGAAACCTACGGGAGGTGATGCTTCTGCGAAGGAGGCCAGcgaaaagaagaaggagagtgagaagaagaagaggtcACGGGTGAAACAGCTGCTGGCAGATGTGAAGAAGCAGGTGGAATTCTGGTTTGGGGATGTCAACCTCCACAAGGACAGGTTCCTGAGACAGCTTGTTGAGCAATCAAGAGATGGTT ATGTAGATATTTCTGTGTTAGCCACCTTCAATCGAATGAAAAAGATGACGACTGATGTCAAGTTGATTGCAAGGGCCCTTAAAAACTCAAGTGTAGTCGAG GTGAACCTTGAGGGAACAAAAATAAGACGACAGCATCCACTAGGAGAGGAGCCAAAAAATGTGGACGAGCGCACCGTCTACGTG GAACTGCTGCCCAAGAATGTGACACACAGCTGGATAGAGCGGGTGTTCGGCAAGTGCGGGACCGTAGTTTACATCAGCGTCCCGAGATACAAGTCCACTGGACAGCCAAAGGGATTCGCCTTCATCGAGTTTGAGACGGAGGAACATGCGCAGAAAGCCACTGAG ATGCTGAATAACCCTCCCGAAGATGCTCCCCGGAAGCCGGGCATCTTCCCCAAGACCAAGAAGAACAAGCCCGTTGCCCTCCCAGGCCCGGAGGACACCCCTCTCG aagagaagaagaagaagaagaggaagaagtcTCGTGCTGGTCGGAAGGAGAGCACCACTCAGCCAGTGCCCGAGACCAAAGAGCAGGAAGCCGTGGAGGAGACGGAGCCCTccgacaggaagaggaaacgcGCAGCGGAGGGCCCGGAGTCTGAGGGCCAGGATGCACCGAAGGACCCAGCCAAGcgggagaagaagaggaggcgGTCTCAGAGCGTAGAGGGGTCCAGGGCCGACACGCAGGGCGAGACGCCCGCCAAGATGAAGAAGATGGCCGAGGTAGAGGAGGACCCCAAGGAAAGCGAGGAGGCCGAAAATGAGGTCAAAG TAGATTCTGCTGAGggtgagaaggagaaagaggaagatgaagaggacGGGAAGAAGGAGGACTCTCTGTTGAAGgccaagaggaagaggaagaagaagcacAAGGAGCGACCCAAGATTGGCGAAGAGGTCATTCCCCTCCGCGTTCTTTCCAA GAAAGACTGGCTGGACTTGAAGCGGGAGTACGTAACGCTGCAGAAACGTAGCATGGCCACTCTCAAGAAGTCCATGGTCAGCCAGAAGGGTAATGGAGAAATGGAGCTTGGCTCCACCATGGAGAGCAAACAGACTGCCG ACATGAACAATAAACAGGAGCGTGTGTGCGACAAAGAGGCGTCCCTCGGCCCCCAGTTTGAGAGCGGCGTCATCGTGAAGATCACGCACAGCCAGCCACTACCAGGAAGGAAGTGTATCAAG GATGCCCTGTCGGAGGTGTCTGCTGTCGTGTACGTAGACATTCTGGAGGGGGATGCGGAGGGGCACGTCCGTTTCAAAACCCCCGAAGATGCCAAGGCAGTGATCACGGCTCGCTCCGAGATCCAGAGGAGGCACAACTGGAGACTGGAGATCCTCTCTGGtgagatgcatgctgggactaGAACGTG GTGA